From Candidatus Pedobacter colombiensis, one genomic window encodes:
- the trpC gene encoding indole-3-glycerol phosphate synthase TrpC — translation MTILDKIVLRKKEEVAAAKQAVSVKQLEAGLYFNRNPYVFKDFLLDENRTGIIAEFKRRSPSKGIINDRVTVEEVTQAYTAAGASALSVLTDVDFFGGHTNDLLAARAVNEIPVLRKDFMIDEYQILEAKALGADLILLIAAILTPAEIKNLSALAKSLGLNVLLEVHNKEELQRSICKDLDAIGVNNRNLADFTVNIQTSFDLVNQIPDEFLKISESAISSPQTIKELKAAGFHGFLIGENFMKTSNPGLAMQDFTQQLISV, via the coding sequence ATGACTATTTTAGATAAAATTGTATTGCGTAAAAAGGAAGAGGTAGCTGCGGCTAAGCAGGCTGTTTCTGTTAAACAACTGGAAGCCGGCTTGTATTTTAACCGCAATCCGTATGTGTTTAAGGATTTTTTACTGGATGAAAACCGGACCGGTATCATTGCTGAGTTCAAGCGACGTTCACCATCTAAAGGCATCATTAACGATCGGGTAACTGTTGAAGAGGTTACACAAGCTTACACAGCTGCTGGCGCATCAGCGCTTTCCGTGCTTACAGATGTGGATTTTTTTGGAGGACATACCAATGATCTGCTTGCTGCAAGGGCAGTCAACGAAATTCCGGTCCTGAGAAAGGATTTTATGATTGATGAGTACCAGATTTTAGAGGCAAAAGCTTTAGGTGCGGATCTGATTTTATTGATTGCCGCGATTTTAACTCCTGCGGAGATTAAGAATCTATCTGCGTTGGCTAAGAGTCTTGGTTTAAATGTGTTGCTTGAAGTACACAATAAAGAGGAGTTACAGCGTAGTATTTGTAAAGATTTGGATGCTATTGGGGTGAATAACCGTAATCTTGCAGATTTCACCGTAAATATTCAAACCTCTTTCGATTTGGTAAATCAGATACCGGATGAGTTTTTGAAGATCTCTGAAAGTGCCATAAGTTCTCCGCAAACCATTAAGGAGTTAAAGGCCGCAGGTTTCCATGGTTTCCTGATTGGAGAGAATTTTATGAAAACAAGTAATCCCGGCTTGGCTATGCAAGACTTCACACAGCAGCTGATCTCAGTATAA
- the hflX gene encoding GTPase HflX yields the protein MGKQKYYDTALKQERAVLVGVIRPGERPEETREFLDELAFLVDTAGGLVEHEFTQKMLKPDRATFVGTGKLAEIQAYVKSEEIDMVVFDDELSPSQLRNIERELQVKVLDRSNLILDIFAGRAQTAQAKTQVELAQLQYLLPRLTRLWTHLERQKGGIGMRGPGETQIESDRRMILEKIALLKSRLKSIDKQNETQRKNRTELIRVALVGYTNVGKSTIMNMLSKSEVFAENKLFATLDTTVRKVVIENLPFLLSDTVGFIRKLPHHLVECFKSTLDEVREADILIHVVDVSHANFEDQINVVNETLKDLGARDKETIMVFNKIDAYVSPKPDHEHEEPIVLTLEDFKKSWMGAENSPSIFISALHKENLEEFKQLLYDKVVVLHTQRYPYDKLLY from the coding sequence ATGGGAAAACAGAAATATTACGATACAGCACTTAAGCAGGAACGAGCAGTACTTGTAGGAGTGATCAGACCAGGTGAAAGGCCTGAAGAAACCCGGGAATTCTTGGATGAGCTGGCCTTTTTGGTAGATACAGCAGGTGGATTGGTGGAGCATGAATTTACCCAGAAAATGCTGAAGCCAGACCGTGCAACTTTTGTTGGTACCGGTAAACTTGCCGAAATACAGGCTTATGTAAAGTCTGAGGAGATTGATATGGTTGTGTTTGATGATGAACTTTCGCCATCGCAACTTAGAAATATTGAAAGGGAGTTACAGGTTAAAGTATTGGACCGTAGTAACCTTATTTTGGACATTTTTGCGGGGAGGGCACAAACCGCGCAAGCGAAGACTCAGGTAGAATTGGCTCAATTGCAATACTTATTGCCTCGTTTAACCCGGCTATGGACTCACCTTGAGCGCCAAAAGGGTGGTATTGGTATGCGTGGACCGGGTGAGACGCAGATTGAGAGTGATAGAAGGATGATTCTTGAAAAGATTGCACTTTTAAAAAGTCGCTTAAAGTCAATCGATAAACAAAACGAAACACAGCGTAAAAATCGCACAGAATTGATTCGTGTTGCTTTGGTAGGTTATACCAATGTGGGTAAATCGACCATCATGAACATGCTTTCCAAATCAGAGGTGTTTGCCGAGAATAAGCTTTTTGCTACGCTGGATACCACAGTGCGCAAAGTGGTGATTGAAAACCTGCCTTTCTTATTGTCTGATACCGTTGGATTTATCAGGAAGTTGCCACACCACCTTGTGGAGTGTTTCAAATCAACTCTGGATGAGGTACGGGAAGCAGATATTTTAATTCATGTGGTAGATGTTTCGCACGCCAACTTCGAAGATCAGATCAATGTCGTAAATGAAACATTGAAAGATCTGGGTGCAAGGGATAAGGAGACTATCATGGTGTTTAATAAAATTGATGCCTATGTAAGCCCTAAGCCTGATCATGAGCATGAGGAGCCGATTGTACTTACGCTTGAAGATTTTAAAAAGAGCTGGATGGGGGCAGAGAATTCACCTTCGATATTTATTTCTGCCCTGCACAAAGAGAATTTAGAGGAGTTTAAACAGTTATTATATGATAAGGTTGTTGTATTGCATACACAACGTTATCCTTATGATAAGTTGTTATATTAA
- the rbfA gene encoding 30S ribosome-binding factor RbfA, producing the protein MESKRQQKFAGIIQEELAAIFQHEGAAYLPNTLVTITKVRVSPDLAVAKVYLSFLNTNNTSLSVAEVNSHAGEIRYKLGARIRHQARVIPTLTFFVDDTNEYVEHMDKLFDKISKDRKESGKEEE; encoded by the coding sequence ATGGAAAGTAAACGTCAACAGAAATTTGCCGGGATTATACAAGAAGAGTTAGCTGCAATTTTTCAGCATGAAGGAGCGGCATATTTGCCAAATACATTGGTTACAATAACTAAGGTACGGGTGTCTCCGGATCTTGCTGTTGCGAAGGTTTATTTGAGTTTTTTGAATACAAATAATACCAGCTTATCCGTAGCCGAAGTCAATTCGCACGCCGGAGAGATCAGGTATAAGCTAGGCGCAAGGATTCGCCATCAGGCCCGTGTTATTCCAACGCTTACTTTTTTTGTAGATGATACCAATGAGTATGTGGAGCACATGGATAAGCTGTTCGATAAAATCTCTAAAGATCGTAAAGAAAGCGGAAAAGAGGAGGAATAA
- a CDS encoding TonB family protein → MTKILLAFFMLSAFTLKAQPVIKGGLENFVTANNIYPRYSLHHCIQGTVIISFKLNKRGEVYYSKISSGIGTDLDDEALRLIRMSSGKWIVPADHDTTVSLIAPIKFNLSGYDCDNKSPEAIKRAIVAYKTNEGLTNGILNFYKNKEKGIYKQDEESRFVALKNELGYDDEYFKERISDGLKKLKQKDKQGACEDFLFVKYMGSDLANEMLEKYCK, encoded by the coding sequence ATGACAAAGATTCTTTTAGCATTTTTTATGCTATCGGCATTTACCTTAAAAGCCCAGCCTGTAATAAAAGGCGGGCTTGAAAACTTTGTTACGGCCAATAACATCTACCCTCGCTATTCCCTTCATCATTGCATTCAAGGTACAGTAATCATTAGCTTCAAGCTAAATAAGCGTGGTGAGGTCTATTATTCGAAAATTAGTTCAGGCATAGGTACGGATCTGGATGATGAAGCATTGCGGCTGATCAGAATGAGCAGTGGCAAATGGATTGTGCCTGCAGATCATGATACAACAGTATCTCTTATTGCACCAATAAAGTTTAACCTGTCTGGTTATGATTGTGACAATAAGAGTCCTGAGGCGATTAAAAGAGCAATTGTTGCTTACAAAACGAACGAGGGGCTTACAAATGGCATCCTGAATTTTTATAAGAATAAAGAAAAGGGCATTTATAAGCAAGATGAAGAGTCGCGGTTTGTTGCTTTAAAAAATGAGCTGGGTTATGATGATGAATATTTTAAGGAGCGTATATCTGACGGCCTTAAAAAGCTAAAACAAAAAGATAAGCAGGGTGCCTGCGAAGATTTTCTTTTTGTAAAGTACATGGGGTCGGATCTGGCAAATGAAATGCTGGAAAAGTATTGTAAGTGA
- the aat gene encoding leucyl/phenylalanyl-tRNA--protein transferase, with the protein MIFKLDDHEIVFPRPELADPDGLLAIGGDLSAERLMLAYKNGIFPWFSEGDPICWYAPIERCVIFPGNIVISKSMAKLFKSEAFKITYDQSFEEVIENCAKISRKDQDGTWITRQMQEAYIELHKRGYAHSVEVWQNGLLVGGLYGIQVNQIFCGESMFSKVSNASKYALIWLCRNKTFNMIDCQLPNDHLMSLGAEMISNEEYVNCLKAI; encoded by the coding sequence ATGATTTTTAAGTTAGACGATCATGAAATTGTTTTTCCAAGACCGGAGCTTGCTGATCCTGATGGATTATTGGCAATAGGTGGTGATCTTAGCGCTGAAAGGTTGATGTTGGCTTATAAGAATGGCATTTTCCCCTGGTTTAGCGAAGGGGATCCAATATGTTGGTATGCGCCAATTGAGCGGTGTGTAATTTTTCCCGGAAACATAGTGATCAGTAAAAGCATGGCGAAGTTGTTTAAATCCGAAGCATTTAAAATTACTTATGACCAATCTTTTGAAGAAGTAATAGAAAATTGTGCTAAAATTAGCCGAAAGGATCAGGATGGCACATGGATAACCCGGCAAATGCAGGAGGCTTATATCGAATTGCATAAACGAGGGTATGCGCATAGCGTAGAAGTATGGCAGAATGGTTTATTAGTAGGAGGCTTATACGGCATCCAGGTAAATCAGATTTTCTGTGGAGAAAGCATGTTTAGCAAAGTAAGCAATGCCTCCAAATACGCACTGATTTGGCTCTGTCGGAACAAAACGTTTAATATGATAGATTGCCAGCTACCTAATGATCATTTGATGAGCTTAGGCGCAGAGATGATTAGCAATGAAGAATATGTCAATTGTTTAAAAGCTATTTAA
- a CDS encoding SNF2-related protein yields MLRVDSSKPCKIVYSICKHAYLGYLIEPHIVQLNPQGDFSLTYQRIFSHTAKEFIKHLTDTDLKLIKILDETEQDFIIKKFHKKAIRPVEFFSKFFNDKFYESVRPRIERKLSEVLEILKSEGSLYLMDKDGWPAERKIEIATEPATVLFHFRRNETETRYFPTIKYQGLRIDFMFKEAQIISNQPSWLLLNEMLYFFEQDIEGKKLVPFLNKRFITIPKSTEDTYFGKFVAPLIEKYHVYAEGFDIKTEKYEPTPVIKVIYVDAGISQLQLYFKYGEHTFAMGNDKKVTVHLHKEGDNYIFTRIKRDVTWEKQKFNFLISLGLKKTSALYYHLEAPVDQEEDPSYGVINWVNEHLEKLSQEGFEIEQHKGNKRFLFAVNKISFDIKEDNDWFDINAIVYFGNHPIPFISLKQHILHKKREFLLPDGSIAIIPDKWFTQYGSLFSLSDGGKVLKLKKHHIGLINELAEDSLANITLSRKLQKLNDFENITDTQMPVNFKGDLRGYQKAGYNWFSFLREYNFGGCLADDMGLGKTIQTLAMLQKLKEEDQEQSRHSTSLIIMPTSLIYNWLNEAKKFTPKLKIHAHIGTTRNKDVGHFSDFDIIITTYGVTRVDIDLLKDFYFSYIILDESQNIKNPTSKSFKAVKTLKSRYKLILSGTPVENSVSDLWTQLTFLNPGLLGTQAFFNEEYVQAIEKRKDEDKARKLQAIIKPFVLRRTKEQVAAELPSKTEQIFYCNMSEDQATYYEKTKSAYRNDLLNSMDDGTYAKKQVQLLQGLTALRQLANHPLMVDHNYTSDSGKFENVIHTLDNVLKGGHKVLIFSQFVKQLVIFRQYLEGENIPFAYLDGATKNRGEIVAEFQQNTELKVFLISIKAGGVGLNLTQADYVFILDPWWNPAVEQQAIDRTHRIGQDKKVFIYKFIAKDTVEEKILALQNRKKRLASSLITTEESFFKSLTKADINELLK; encoded by the coding sequence ATGTTACGCGTAGATAGCTCCAAACCCTGTAAAATCGTATATTCTATATGTAAACACGCGTATTTGGGCTATTTAATTGAACCACATATTGTTCAATTAAACCCGCAGGGCGACTTTTCTTTAACTTATCAGCGTATTTTTTCACATACGGCCAAAGAATTCATCAAACACCTTACTGATACAGATCTTAAACTGATTAAAATACTTGATGAAACCGAACAGGACTTCATCATCAAGAAATTTCATAAGAAAGCCATCAGACCTGTAGAATTCTTTAGTAAATTTTTTAATGACAAATTTTACGAAAGCGTCCGTCCCAGGATAGAAAGAAAACTATCGGAGGTATTGGAGATTTTAAAATCAGAAGGATCATTATACCTGATGGATAAAGATGGATGGCCTGCTGAAAGAAAAATTGAGATTGCAACAGAACCGGCAACAGTCTTATTCCATTTTAGAAGAAATGAAACAGAGACCCGCTATTTTCCCACTATAAAATATCAGGGGCTGCGTATCGACTTTATGTTTAAAGAGGCACAGATAATTAGCAATCAACCTTCCTGGTTATTGCTAAACGAGATGCTTTATTTTTTTGAGCAGGATATTGAGGGCAAAAAATTAGTGCCTTTTTTAAATAAAAGATTCATCACCATTCCAAAATCTACTGAAGACACGTATTTTGGGAAATTTGTAGCTCCATTAATTGAAAAGTACCATGTATATGCTGAGGGGTTTGACATTAAGACAGAGAAATACGAGCCTACTCCCGTCATTAAGGTAATATATGTAGATGCTGGAATTTCACAGTTGCAACTATACTTTAAATATGGTGAACACACCTTTGCGATGGGAAATGACAAGAAAGTAACTGTTCACTTGCACAAGGAGGGCGACAACTATATTTTCACCCGCATCAAGAGGGATGTGACCTGGGAAAAGCAAAAATTCAATTTCCTGATTAGCCTTGGACTAAAGAAAACAAGTGCACTCTATTATCACCTCGAAGCTCCCGTAGATCAGGAAGAAGATCCGTCGTACGGAGTCATCAATTGGGTTAACGAACACCTGGAAAAGCTCAGCCAGGAAGGTTTTGAAATAGAACAACACAAGGGAAATAAACGCTTCTTATTTGCAGTCAACAAGATCAGCTTCGACATCAAAGAAGATAATGACTGGTTTGACATCAATGCCATTGTTTATTTTGGTAATCACCCCATCCCCTTTATTTCCTTAAAGCAACATATTCTTCATAAAAAAAGAGAGTTTCTGTTGCCTGATGGGTCAATTGCAATCATACCTGATAAATGGTTTACTCAATATGGGAGTCTATTTAGCCTGTCGGACGGTGGAAAAGTACTTAAACTTAAGAAACACCATATCGGCCTGATCAATGAATTGGCCGAGGATAGCTTGGCCAACATCACTTTAAGCAGAAAGCTCCAAAAACTAAATGACTTTGAAAATATAACGGACACGCAAATGCCTGTTAATTTTAAAGGTGATCTGCGCGGTTATCAAAAAGCAGGTTACAATTGGTTTAGCTTTTTAAGAGAATATAATTTTGGAGGGTGTCTGGCCGACGATATGGGTTTGGGTAAAACCATCCAAACATTGGCCATGTTACAAAAACTAAAGGAAGAGGATCAGGAGCAGTCCAGACACAGCACCTCTCTCATCATTATGCCTACCTCGCTGATATATAACTGGCTTAACGAGGCAAAGAAATTCACACCTAAGCTTAAGATTCATGCGCATATAGGAACAACCAGAAATAAAGATGTTGGTCATTTCTCTGATTTCGACATCATCATCACCACCTATGGCGTTACTCGCGTTGATATAGATCTACTAAAAGATTTTTACTTCAGCTATATTATATTAGATGAAAGCCAGAACATTAAAAATCCTACTTCTAAGTCTTTCAAAGCAGTAAAGACACTCAAATCAAGGTACAAATTAATCCTCAGCGGTACACCTGTAGAAAACTCTGTGAGCGATTTATGGACGCAATTAACTTTTCTGAATCCTGGTCTGCTGGGCACTCAGGCTTTCTTTAATGAAGAATATGTACAGGCTATTGAAAAGAGAAAAGACGAGGATAAAGCCCGAAAATTACAAGCCATCATTAAGCCCTTTGTATTGCGTAGAACAAAGGAGCAGGTAGCTGCAGAACTACCATCAAAAACCGAACAGATCTTTTACTGCAATATGAGTGAGGATCAGGCAACTTATTACGAAAAAACGAAATCAGCTTACAGAAATGATCTGCTAAATAGTATGGATGATGGAACATACGCGAAAAAGCAGGTACAACTTTTACAGGGACTTACAGCCCTGCGACAGCTTGCCAATCACCCTTTAATGGTTGACCACAACTATACTTCCGATTCCGGCAAATTCGAAAACGTAATACACACACTCGACAATGTATTGAAAGGTGGCCATAAGGTTCTTATTTTCTCTCAATTTGTAAAGCAACTCGTTATTTTCAGACAATATCTGGAAGGTGAAAATATCCCCTTTGCTTATCTTGACGGTGCGACTAAAAACCGTGGAGAAATTGTAGCCGAATTTCAGCAAAATACAGAATTAAAGGTTTTTTTAATCTCCATAAAAGCCGGTGGAGTTGGTTTAAATTTAACTCAGGCTGATTACGTATTTATTCTTGATCCCTGGTGGAACCCTGCAGTTGAACAACAGGCCATTGATCGAACACATAGGATCGGGCAGGACAAAAAAGTATTTATTTATAAGTTCATTGCAAAAGACACTGTGGAAGAAAAGATCCTGGCCCTTCAGAACCGCAAAAAGAGGCTCGCCAGTTCCTTAATTACCACTGAAGAGAGCTTCTTCAAGTCGTTGACTAAAGCCGACATTAATGAGCTTCTTAAATAG
- a CDS encoding DUF2807 domain-containing protein — MKTSVKTLFASALTVIVLASSAFSSSAVEKNNNLSASVDFNKVIVTGNARVVLVQSNNPHVVVPENYNKETTTIVQKADKLYITSTEKETIDIVVYVKDLQRIDACQKAIVNTRGKLSSKTLQVFLKDKASASVNGDIASLYTVLKDNASLRLKGSSKDHTLAKGKAAKLKMDQFAAVKTTVNSVDGQLLASDYSIVIPKDTVLADNITK; from the coding sequence ATGAAAACTTCAGTAAAAACATTATTCGCATCAGCTTTAACAGTAATCGTTTTAGCTTCTTCAGCTTTCAGCTCCTCAGCAGTTGAAAAAAACAATAATCTTTCGGCATCAGTAGACTTTAATAAAGTGATTGTTACAGGGAATGCAAGAGTGGTATTGGTTCAGTCTAACAACCCACATGTAGTGGTACCTGAAAACTACAATAAGGAGACTACGACTATCGTTCAAAAAGCCGACAAGTTATACATCACCTCTACGGAAAAAGAAACAATTGATATTGTTGTTTATGTAAAAGATTTGCAACGGATTGATGCATGTCAGAAAGCTATCGTAAATACAAGAGGTAAACTTTCTTCAAAAACACTTCAGGTATTCCTGAAAGATAAAGCGAGTGCTTCTGTAAATGGGGATATCGCCAGCCTATATACAGTATTAAAAGATAATGCTTCACTTCGTTTAAAAGGATCTTCAAAAGATCACACTTTAGCTAAAGGGAAAGCTGCTAAATTAAAAATGGATCAGTTTGCAGCAGTAAAAACTACAGTTAATTCAGTTGATGGTCAGCTTTTAGCTTCAGATTACTCAATCGTTATTCCAAAAGATACTGTACTTGCTGATAATATCACAAAATAA
- a CDS encoding aldehyde dehydrogenase family protein, which yields MQKNISTVLKNLGILDLNPAFSTGSNWGASVNAKTIDSLSPVDGKKIASVQLANEEDYETVVKKAEEAFVFWRSLPAPKRGDIVRQFGDALRLHKEDLGTLVSYEMGKSLQEGFGEVQEMIDICDFAVGLSRQLYGLTMHSERPNHRMYEQWHPMGIVGIISAFNFPVAVWSWNTALAWVCGNVCIWKPSSKTPLCGVACQHIIATVLKNNDMPEGISNLLIGNAVGDLINNDKRIPLVSFTGSTRIGRVVSTAVAGRFGRSILELGGNNAIIISKDADIDMSIIGAVFGAVGTAGQRCTSTRRLIIHEDIYEDFKNKLAKAYGQLRIGDPLDQHNHVGPLIDIAAVEMYTHAIEKGKKEGAKFIVEGGVLNGTTYQSGCYVKPCVAEVENHYEIVQEETFAPILYLIKYKTLDQAIALQNGVPQGLSSAIMTLNLREAEQFLSVAGSDCGIANVNIGTSGAEIGGAFGGEKETGGGRESGSDAWKAYMRRQTNTINYSNTLPLAQGIKFDL from the coding sequence ATGCAAAAAAATATCAGTACTGTTTTAAAGAATTTAGGCATTCTAGATCTAAATCCAGCCTTTAGTACAGGCAGCAACTGGGGGGCCTCGGTAAACGCAAAAACTATAGATAGTCTCTCTCCTGTTGATGGAAAGAAGATTGCCAGTGTACAATTGGCTAACGAAGAAGATTATGAAACTGTAGTAAAAAAGGCAGAAGAAGCATTTGTTTTCTGGCGTAGCCTACCTGCTCCTAAAAGGGGCGATATTGTACGCCAGTTTGGTGATGCATTGCGCCTGCACAAAGAAGATCTTGGTACATTGGTATCCTACGAAATGGGTAAGAGTTTACAGGAAGGATTTGGTGAGGTACAGGAAATGATCGACATCTGTGATTTTGCTGTTGGCCTTTCTCGTCAGCTTTATGGCTTAACCATGCACTCCGAGCGACCTAATCATCGGATGTATGAACAATGGCATCCAATGGGGATAGTGGGTATCATTTCTGCCTTTAATTTCCCCGTTGCCGTATGGAGCTGGAACACGGCTTTGGCCTGGGTATGTGGCAATGTTTGCATTTGGAAACCCTCCTCAAAAACGCCGCTATGTGGTGTCGCCTGTCAACATATTATTGCAACCGTTCTTAAAAACAATGATATGCCGGAAGGCATCAGCAACTTATTGATTGGAAATGCTGTTGGCGACCTGATCAATAATGATAAACGCATCCCATTGGTTTCTTTTACCGGCTCTACCCGCATCGGTCGTGTGGTTTCAACAGCAGTAGCAGGCAGATTTGGAAGAAGCATCCTGGAGTTAGGTGGCAATAATGCCATAATCATCTCTAAAGATGCAGATATAGATATGTCCATCATCGGGGCAGTCTTCGGAGCAGTAGGTACAGCAGGACAACGCTGCACATCTACCAGAAGGCTAATCATCCACGAGGATATTTATGAAGATTTTAAAAACAAGCTGGCTAAAGCTTATGGGCAATTGCGCATTGGCGACCCATTGGATCAGCACAACCATGTGGGCCCGCTGATTGATATTGCAGCTGTAGAAATGTACACGCATGCTATTGAAAAGGGTAAAAAAGAAGGCGCTAAATTTATAGTAGAGGGCGGTGTATTGAATGGTACCACATACCAATCGGGTTGTTATGTAAAACCTTGCGTAGCCGAAGTAGAAAATCATTACGAAATTGTTCAGGAAGAAACCTTTGCCCCTATCCTTTATCTCATCAAGTATAAAACCCTCGATCAGGCTATTGCTTTGCAAAATGGTGTTCCACAGGGATTGTCATCTGCAATCATGACCTTAAACCTGCGTGAAGCAGAACAGTTTCTGTCTGTAGCTGGATCAGATTGCGGAATTGCCAATGTGAATATCGGAACATCAGGTGCAGAAATTGGCGGAGCATTTGGTGGCGAGAAAGAAACCGGCGGTGGAAGGGAAAGTGGTTCGGACGCCTGGAAAGCTTATATGCGCAGACAAACAAATACCATCAATTATTCGAATACGCTACCCTTAGCCCAGGGTATTAAGTTTGATCTTTAG
- a CDS encoding tetratricopeptide repeat protein, protein MEEEFYFDFSDDAQRSVERYEEMIRNQDQYFFDAQAFEHIIDYYIEKSDPIKALQVIEYAVNQHPYAAVFLVKQAQLLFITDQTERAFLSLQKAEMLEASEAEIYILRGNIYNSLERYSEALDNFQKALEFAETTDEILLQIAYVYQNMLDYESAIVYIKQSLEQNMENKDGLYELAFCYDILDKQEESIQFYQEYIDNDPYSYAAWYNLANSYHKLDLFEKAIDAYDYAILIKDNFASAYYNKGNALVQLDRYMEAIEVYKQTFEYEPPNADTYCAIGECYEKLEKMDEARSYYKKSVKMDSKMADAWFGIGVTLNFEERYFESLHFYRKALELDGENPDFWFAMADAHYKLGQIEESVQAYHKVLEYNPVDVEAWLDFSTVLYEQGKLLEASETILDAIKNNPDAAELYYRMVAYLFALGKKNEALLYLETALVTDPEKHYILFEYLPQLQDNSLIIDVINRYIK, encoded by the coding sequence ATGGAAGAGGAATTTTACTTTGATTTTAGTGATGATGCTCAACGATCAGTTGAGCGTTACGAGGAGATGATACGCAATCAGGATCAGTATTTTTTTGATGCCCAGGCTTTTGAGCATATTATTGATTACTACATTGAGAAGAGCGACCCTATAAAAGCCTTACAGGTTATAGAGTATGCCGTAAATCAACACCCATATGCTGCGGTTTTTCTGGTTAAACAGGCGCAGTTACTATTTATAACCGATCAAACGGAACGAGCGTTTTTATCCTTGCAGAAAGCTGAAATGCTGGAAGCGTCGGAAGCAGAGATTTATATTTTAAGAGGAAATATCTATAACAGTCTCGAAAGGTATTCGGAAGCACTGGATAACTTCCAGAAGGCATTGGAGTTTGCAGAAACAACGGATGAAATTCTTTTGCAGATTGCTTATGTGTATCAGAATATGCTGGACTACGAAAGCGCAATTGTGTACATTAAGCAAAGCCTGGAGCAAAATATGGAGAACAAGGACGGTTTGTATGAATTGGCTTTTTGTTATGATATATTAGATAAGCAGGAGGAAAGTATTCAGTTTTATCAGGAATATATTGATAACGACCCATACTCTTATGCTGCATGGTATAACCTTGCCAATTCTTATCATAAACTGGATTTGTTTGAGAAAGCCATTGATGCTTACGATTATGCTATCTTAATAAAAGATAATTTTGCTTCTGCTTATTATAACAAGGGCAACGCCCTGGTTCAATTGGACCGCTATATGGAAGCAATTGAAGTCTATAAACAGACTTTTGAATACGAACCACCTAATGCCGATACTTATTGTGCCATTGGAGAGTGTTATGAGAAGCTGGAAAAGATGGACGAGGCCAGGTCATATTATAAGAAATCTGTGAAAATGGATTCCAAGATGGCTGATGCGTGGTTTGGAATAGGCGTTACCCTTAATTTTGAGGAACGTTATTTTGAGTCACTACATTTTTACAGAAAGGCTCTTGAGCTGGATGGCGAAAACCCAGATTTCTGGTTTGCTATGGCTGATGCTCATTATAAGCTTGGGCAGATAGAGGAGTCGGTGCAGGCTTATCATAAGGTACTTGAATATAACCCTGTAGATGTTGAGGCATGGCTGGATTTTTCGACCGTATTATATGAGCAAGGAAAGTTGTTGGAGGCTTCAGAGACCATTTTAGATGCCATAAAGAACAATCCTGACGCTGCCGAACTATATTACCGTATGGTGGCTTATTTGTTTGCCCTTGGGAAAAAGAATGAAGCGCTTTTGTATCTTGAAACAGCTTTGGTTACAGATCCTGAAAAGCATTATATTTTATTTGAGTACTTGCCACAACTGCAGGATAACAGCTTAATTATTGACGTTATCAATAGGTATATTAAATAG